From Amaranthus tricolor cultivar Red isolate AtriRed21 chromosome 4, ASM2621246v1, whole genome shotgun sequence:
tgtcactaggaccaataattacaaacgggctctctaaaaagcagtattgctccttcagcagctTCAAAATGATTGGGttctcctcacttatgcgagatgcacaataatgcagccatttgcaatcttgagagagatcttttagctcctcatcagtcaaaattggagtgcttggcatcgactttgacccagtcgacacctttgctgaggaaccgacctctctccaagattcctttagactcttttgctatttcaatctatacaattaaattagtgtgagcatgcaattaaaaaaataaaaataaataaggtacaaatgattcttaccatgttagtgaatcggacccaagcatatggccatgtgacgaaactacctagggcgtctaatagtttctcaaggctccatgctggcattggaattgggagtgagaaatcttcaaacccctttacaatagtctccacggtcacactgatgtggccacttgtaacgggcattgaatgcactgtttggccctctttatttggctgggccacaccatatgcaacctcagttaagtcgccatcactagcaatacctaactgaggcagcaaaagagaacaaggagtcgcctcctgaaaattgtgtcttttagtataataagcatcataataaaatattaattacgcgttgcaatttaaattaataagtgattatatatttaaaaactatgtacctgtagcactggctccggagttggctccggattttgagcaacgggggtaatgagctggggtgctacgggggtaatgggctcgggtgttggctcgaccaaagcgttaggatccccatgttgactttcctgatcctcgacaatcaggtttgccaagtccacaatgggtgctcccatcttctgcaacacggcggccagcttggcgagaacgtccttcgtaatctccgctcggaggttTGCTGCTTCTTctcgtgtgatctacacgcatataaccaacatctacatcatcttaaTCCACTGATTTTAGatagataaagggaggggagtcttcaaaagcatcatattcttcctcatcctcaacatcacctataccaaggatacttctttttcccgttacaacaatagaccattttttatcagacgggtcgacaatgtagaatacttgcttggcttgtgtagctagtatgagtggctcctcactatcacgcaaacgagctaagtctacaagagtgaatccacaagggtcctcatttttaatgcatcgtcgattattatctacccacttacatttgaaaagaccaatattgaaagtagagtagtcaagctcccatatttcatgtacccgcccgtagtataccaatttagcatcaactggcgcttgatccttcgcactcgcgtaaaatgtagacgacgccaaaatagaaaccccactattctgtagatacgatgacttcttgtcttgaccctcagtccaaaatgtgaagccattgacatcgtaaacctcatatttgttgacatcatcacaaggaccaaaagctaaccacttaacaatttcggatacacccttgagttcttcgcatattactcgattatgaaaccaattaataaacgtcttgttatgcaactgcatcaatgccctatcccctttagaaggatgttttgcgcgcaatatatcaaaatgctcactcaaaaaaggatgaacttccggaatatgatgcaacacatacaagtgtgcttgtacaaggctttctcgaggaggtgtgaccgatttggagcctgtttcggtgatgaaacgagggagtgcaaaagacacttagaatacctggagataggtagaagtgtgatcaagagaagcaactcgtgggaggaagtgacttgaattcctgTAAAACAActcgttagccttgtccggggggtgatctcccggaaaacccctccgacgctcaagttagaacgtggatatgagaatatgGTACAGAATGAATACAAAAAGATGCAGTGGGGAATGTTATTGGATtgttggtaggctaatgaagtggagtatgAGCAAGGATGCTTAAGAGAATTATTTTCAGATGCCCCCTCCTCtcttgatggtagcccctatttataatgatgaGGAAGGGAGGTTATATCATAGTGTGGGagttgaagatcatgggagacATGGGCAGTCCATTCCCATGGAGGAGGGATTACCATACAATTAAGGGGAAGTGGGGAGTTACCAAGCAAGGAGAACCATGCATTATGGGAGAGTGGGGAGGTGAGTCAATTTGATGGTCATTCCCTTAGGGGAAGTTAGGGTTTTTAGAGACAAttggcccatgggccattcaaggaagatgggGAATCCAGAAAAGGCccgttgaccgaaagtcaaagtcaacccaaaaggtcaaggggtatttaagtaatataaataaataaataaataaataaataaataataccatgacatttagccccacgcataaAAGGAGGATGTGAGGAATAGCCCCAGCGATCAGAAACATCTTCTTTTATGCGGAAAAATACGCGTCCGTCGGACTTGGCTTAATGAAGAAACATGATCGTAGAGAATACTCAAAAGCTCATAAGGAGTAATACGGCCACAATTTGGCAGATCTTCAGACGGATCAGGAAAATTTGGCTTGTAAGCTTCGAATCGACAGTTCACATGTCAAATTCCGAGTTATAATGGAGAAGTTATCGGCTTTTCAAAATAACCGCAAGAGATGCTTtaaagtaaagaaaaatgatTAACACCATCAAAGCCGCGGCTTCCAGAATGCCGCGGAATATCCTTGGCTATCCTTTTTATTTATCCTCGGAAGAACAGATGTGGGAGTCGGACCCCGATATGTGCCCCACTGATGTCGCGGAAGTCTCagtacttaaaatatttttgagtaAGGCAGCCCCCAagggggggtccgacttatcaaccGCACGGATCTCCACGGACCTGGGTATCTTCCTTTTCATCAAGGCTTCGAGCCGGAGAGTAGGAGGAAAACATGATACCGCGGCATAGCTGAGCTGACCCTCTAGTTAAATGAGCCACATGTATGAAAGACACGGCTTGAACATGTACTTTGATTTTTCAGTCTTCACTGAGGTACctaggggggtccgacttatcgatgtggcgggaaatttttaaaacttgaaGTCGTTTTGAATTTCCTCGTTCTGACATGCCCCCCTTCTATCTTTAAAGACGTGGAAAGATTTTGTAATTCCATGTCACGGATGACACTAAAGGTACGGAAGCATTTCTCCcgtacttagaatttttaccTTAACTGGGAccatttgggggtccgacttgtcgaccatGCGGACACCCCAACACGGAATAATTCGCATTCGTTCTGGAGTGTAACTTTTCATACTTAAAACATTTTTCGTTCTTGGAGGTGcagtttagggtccgacttgtcgacttccCGGACGTACTCAAATGTTGGAAGACTTGGAACAAATTTCCACACTCTCCCTCtccttgggggtccgacttatcgacccgaCGGTTGCCCGAAAGTTGGTTAACTGGATACTTGGAGAAATTTGATGTTCCCCCCACATTGGGGATCCGACTTATCAATCTCCCGGCTATAGTTAAGAACTGACACTTcaaagatttttcaatatttcctttctattgagggtccgacttgtagatCTTACGAAACGTGTTGAACACTTAGAAAAATTCCCAACGATTTCCCCTCatggggagtccgacttatctttTTCCCGGCTCTCGTTTGGGATTCTTCTTTCTATTTATTGTACTCAAGTCCCAAAGGCATTTATTGCTGTTATAAATAGGGTGGTTGGAACAGTTCCCTCTCACCTAATTCTCATTACTTCCTTCAAATTTTTACATCGCTGGAAaaagaaagtagagagagacgctctgacCATCTTCATCCCTCCTTCAAATTTCTGACGAAttcttgaagatcttcaagatatctgacagatcttcatcaagtttctgacaaatctccaactttcttcaaaggtattcaaactttttcccagatcttcgaatttcttcaagttaatcttcaaactgttcttaaatttcttcgatttgttcttgaatttcttcaaattattctAGAATGTTAGCCTAGAACATTGAATTcgttttatgaatttagtctctgtcctttacaagtttcgcctaTTACTTTATGATTCTTATTAACATagatgtcgcggctactcaagaGACCATAGCTAACTCAGATATCaaccctactaacttgccggagactcctttgatagtacgtagacgtcttaataaaaaggggttattaatgaatgattcggacgaaagtagttcggtgagaattaccccACATTACGAACCAGTAAAAGCcggggatgagtcgtctgtatcccctatataccctccggagattatgaaaactactccttgggaagtgagcattgctttctttcccaattacttgccgcgaataaatcctgacctggaagggttattgtatgtagatatggaaaaccttgaaggatcagccgagtcttctggaagggagagtgcagcgccagttccttctccattctacattccaaacggcaggcccctaaactacttcattgatttacagaccaagagagatctagacaaccgtcgggaagccatctctcaaaaatggggtttgaaagacAACATAAACgttattaccccggggaattatgacactgttaggtttcctcccccacactgtATAGCTGTATACTTTCCCTCTTTTGAGTTAGGACTTAGgtttcctcttcacccgttttttagggaggtgttagagtttttgaacgtttcagtgcccgagttatacccaaacgcctggggttgtatggtggcatttttgatcttgtgcaaagttttggctgtgccaccaacactcaccgcctttagatatatattcagagcccgcctatgtaattctcaatcatacggctgCGGCTGGATAACTTTTACCCATCGTcgtggactgaagatagtccacgacctccctGATAACCAAAAGGGGTATAGGACTAAATTTGCCTACCTCTATAATTCGGAAGGATGGACTATCAAGACTTCcttcgacatcaaacccaacctttcgggTTTCAATAATGGTATCCCGCAATGTTCTCTTAGCGACGCGTTGATAATCGAgtatgcaaagatggacgttcaactgggaaggaaacccatgaacgtccaactcaactggatacccggtcgtcctgagttggagaatgagaacctcctctcagcattcggcatcagcttggctatcgatcggagtaagagttgtcggatttcttccttctcttttctATGGTATGTTTACCTGTTTCTAACTCATGGTtttacagggatagccaaggaaaatCTTCGAGCAAAGAGTCCAGATCTAATGAAGAAATTCAGTGTTTTGAgacttgctcaaggggccatccaaCGGCCCGAGGATAAGCCTCTACCTCTTCCTCCGAAGGTATAACTCCACACATTTTTTCGTTCTGAAAAATTTCTGTTGATTCCTCCTaaccttttgttttgtaggactCGACGACCGTAGAGAAGGGTCTTGACGAGGTGCCCGGCGAGGAAGAGGCTCTCCGTCTCCTCGAGGAGAGGAGAAAAGTACACGTTCCCGATGACTCCCAAAGGGTAATCCCCTCTAAGAGGAGGgaatcaaagaaaaagaaaagtggGAAGGG
This genomic window contains:
- the LOC130810986 gene encoding uncharacterized protein LOC130810986, which encodes MGAPIVDLANLIVEDQESQHGDPNALVEPTPEPITPVAPQLITPVAQNPEPTPEPVLQEATPCSLLLPQLGIASDGDLTEVAYGVAQPNKEGQTVHSMPVTSGHISVTVETIVKGFEDFSLPIPMPAWSLEKLLDALGSFVTWPYAWVRFTNMIEIAKESKGILERGRFLSKGVDWVKVDAKHSNFD